A portion of the Mytilus galloprovincialis chromosome 12, xbMytGall1.hap1.1, whole genome shotgun sequence genome contains these proteins:
- the LOC143054852 gene encoding fringe glycosyltransferase-like isoform X4 has product MAREYDIFMESEKRWFCHVDDDNYVNVPALVGFLQQYNHSDDWYLGRPSISHPMEVLDRANPGQKLAFWFATGGAGFCISRGLADKMVPHAGGGRIMTTGDIIRLPDDCTVGYIINHLLKVPLTKIKEFHSHLEGLHRIPQHQLSDQLTLSYFNSNVIDVKGYSHENDPTRFKTVHCHLYPYLSQCVDMPRW; this is encoded by the exons ATGGCTAGAGAATATGACATCTTCATGGAAAGTGAAAAAAG GTGGTTTTGTCATGTAGATGATGATAACTATGTGAATGTACCAGCTTTAGTTGGGTTTCTGCAGCAGTATAACCACAGTGATGACTGGTATTTAGGCAGACCAAGTATAAGTCATCCAATGGAAGTACTAGACAGAGCTAACCCAGGA CAAAAGTTGGCATTTTGGTTTGCAACTGGAGGTGCAGGTTTCTGTATAAGCAGAGGTCTAGCTGATAAAATGGTACCACATGCTGG AGGAGGAAGGATAATGACAACAGGAGACATCATAAGGTTACCAGATGACTGTACTGTGGGATATATCATAA ATCATCTATTGAAAGTGccattaacaaaaattaaagaatttcattCCCACTTAGAGGGACTACATAGGATTCCTCAGCATCAACTCTCTGATCAG CTGACTTTAAGTTATTTTAACAGTAATGTGATAGATGTAAAAGGGTACAGCCATGAAAACGATCCAACAAG ATTTAAAACAGTTCACTGTCATCTGTATCCCTACCTTTCTCAGTGTGTAGACATGCCAAGATGGTGA
- the LOC143054852 gene encoding fringe glycosyltransferase-like isoform X2 yields MKWRLIMEKTYIFTDNDSPIPENVHADHFINTFCADSHYRQGLCCKMAREYDIFMESEKRWFCHVDDDNYVNVPALVGFLQQYNHSDDWYLGRPSISHPMEVLDRANPGQKLAFWFATGGAGFCISRGLADKMVPHAGGGRIMTTGDIIRLPDDCTVGYIINHLLKVPLTKIKEFHSHLEGLHRIPQHQLSDQLTLSYFNSNVIDVKGYSHENDPTRFKTVHCHLYPYLSQCVDMPRW; encoded by the exons ACCTATATATTTACAGATAATGATTCACCCATTCCAGAAAATGTTCATG ctGATCATTTCATCAACACGTTTTGTGCAGATTCACATTACAG acaAGGATTGTGCTGTAAGATGGCTAGAGAATATGACATCTTCATGGAAAGTGAAAAAAG GTGGTTTTGTCATGTAGATGATGATAACTATGTGAATGTACCAGCTTTAGTTGGGTTTCTGCAGCAGTATAACCACAGTGATGACTGGTATTTAGGCAGACCAAGTATAAGTCATCCAATGGAAGTACTAGACAGAGCTAACCCAGGA CAAAAGTTGGCATTTTGGTTTGCAACTGGAGGTGCAGGTTTCTGTATAAGCAGAGGTCTAGCTGATAAAATGGTACCACATGCTGG AGGAGGAAGGATAATGACAACAGGAGACATCATAAGGTTACCAGATGACTGTACTGTGGGATATATCATAA ATCATCTATTGAAAGTGccattaacaaaaattaaagaatttcattCCCACTTAGAGGGACTACATAGGATTCCTCAGCATCAACTCTCTGATCAG CTGACTTTAAGTTATTTTAACAGTAATGTGATAGATGTAAAAGGGTACAGCCATGAAAACGATCCAACAAG ATTTAAAACAGTTCACTGTCATCTGTATCCCTACCTTTCTCAGTGTGTAGACATGCCAAGATGGTGA
- the LOC143054852 gene encoding fringe glycosyltransferase-like isoform X5 has translation MLPLWYGYQFMALVSRKTYIFTDNDSPIPENVHADHFINTFCADSHYRQGLCCKMAREYDIFMESEKRWFCHVDDDNYVNVPALVGFLQQYNHSDDWYLGRPSISHPMEVLDRANPGQKLAFWFATGGAGFCISRGLADKMVPHAGGGRIMTTGDIIRLPDDCTVGYIIREFDTRI, from the exons ACCTATATATTTACAGATAATGATTCACCCATTCCAGAAAATGTTCATG ctGATCATTTCATCAACACGTTTTGTGCAGATTCACATTACAG acaAGGATTGTGCTGTAAGATGGCTAGAGAATATGACATCTTCATGGAAAGTGAAAAAAG GTGGTTTTGTCATGTAGATGATGATAACTATGTGAATGTACCAGCTTTAGTTGGGTTTCTGCAGCAGTATAACCACAGTGATGACTGGTATTTAGGCAGACCAAGTATAAGTCATCCAATGGAAGTACTAGACAGAGCTAACCCAGGA CAAAAGTTGGCATTTTGGTTTGCAACTGGAGGTGCAGGTTTCTGTATAAGCAGAGGTCTAGCTGATAAAATGGTACCACATGCTGG AGGAGGAAGGATAATGACAACAGGAGACATCATAAGGTTACCAGATGACTGTACTGTGGGATATATCATAA GAGAATTTGATACCAGAATATGA
- the LOC143054852 gene encoding fringe glycosyltransferase-like isoform X3 gives MLKTYIFTDNDSPIPENVHADHFINTFCADSHYRQGLCCKMAREYDIFMESEKRWFCHVDDDNYVNVPALVGFLQQYNHSDDWYLGRPSISHPMEVLDRANPGQKLAFWFATGGAGFCISRGLADKMVPHAGGGRIMTTGDIIRLPDDCTVGYIINHLLKVPLTKIKEFHSHLEGLHRIPQHQLSDQLTLSYFNSNVIDVKGYSHENDPTRFKTVHCHLYPYLSQCVDMPRW, from the exons ACCTATATATTTACAGATAATGATTCACCCATTCCAGAAAATGTTCATG ctGATCATTTCATCAACACGTTTTGTGCAGATTCACATTACAG acaAGGATTGTGCTGTAAGATGGCTAGAGAATATGACATCTTCATGGAAAGTGAAAAAAG GTGGTTTTGTCATGTAGATGATGATAACTATGTGAATGTACCAGCTTTAGTTGGGTTTCTGCAGCAGTATAACCACAGTGATGACTGGTATTTAGGCAGACCAAGTATAAGTCATCCAATGGAAGTACTAGACAGAGCTAACCCAGGA CAAAAGTTGGCATTTTGGTTTGCAACTGGAGGTGCAGGTTTCTGTATAAGCAGAGGTCTAGCTGATAAAATGGTACCACATGCTGG AGGAGGAAGGATAATGACAACAGGAGACATCATAAGGTTACCAGATGACTGTACTGTGGGATATATCATAA ATCATCTATTGAAAGTGccattaacaaaaattaaagaatttcattCCCACTTAGAGGGACTACATAGGATTCCTCAGCATCAACTCTCTGATCAG CTGACTTTAAGTTATTTTAACAGTAATGTGATAGATGTAAAAGGGTACAGCCATGAAAACGATCCAACAAG ATTTAAAACAGTTCACTGTCATCTGTATCCCTACCTTTCTCAGTGTGTAGACATGCCAAGATGGTGA
- the LOC143054852 gene encoding fringe glycosyltransferase-like isoform X1, whose amino-acid sequence MLPLWYGYQFMALVSRKTYIFTDNDSPIPENVHADHFINTFCADSHYRQGLCCKMAREYDIFMESEKRWFCHVDDDNYVNVPALVGFLQQYNHSDDWYLGRPSISHPMEVLDRANPGQKLAFWFATGGAGFCISRGLADKMVPHAGGGRIMTTGDIIRLPDDCTVGYIINHLLKVPLTKIKEFHSHLEGLHRIPQHQLSDQLTLSYFNSNVIDVKGYSHENDPTRFKTVHCHLYPYLSQCVDMPRW is encoded by the exons ACCTATATATTTACAGATAATGATTCACCCATTCCAGAAAATGTTCATG ctGATCATTTCATCAACACGTTTTGTGCAGATTCACATTACAG acaAGGATTGTGCTGTAAGATGGCTAGAGAATATGACATCTTCATGGAAAGTGAAAAAAG GTGGTTTTGTCATGTAGATGATGATAACTATGTGAATGTACCAGCTTTAGTTGGGTTTCTGCAGCAGTATAACCACAGTGATGACTGGTATTTAGGCAGACCAAGTATAAGTCATCCAATGGAAGTACTAGACAGAGCTAACCCAGGA CAAAAGTTGGCATTTTGGTTTGCAACTGGAGGTGCAGGTTTCTGTATAAGCAGAGGTCTAGCTGATAAAATGGTACCACATGCTGG AGGAGGAAGGATAATGACAACAGGAGACATCATAAGGTTACCAGATGACTGTACTGTGGGATATATCATAA ATCATCTATTGAAAGTGccattaacaaaaattaaagaatttcattCCCACTTAGAGGGACTACATAGGATTCCTCAGCATCAACTCTCTGATCAG CTGACTTTAAGTTATTTTAACAGTAATGTGATAGATGTAAAAGGGTACAGCCATGAAAACGATCCAACAAG ATTTAAAACAGTTCACTGTCATCTGTATCCCTACCTTTCTCAGTGTGTAGACATGCCAAGATGGTGA